The following are encoded in a window of Rosa chinensis cultivar Old Blush chromosome 4, RchiOBHm-V2, whole genome shotgun sequence genomic DNA:
- the LOC112196873 gene encoding auxin response factor 19, with protein sequence MKQPANGGSSGAAALNSGEGGENVKIINPELWQACAGPLVNLPPAGTHVVYFPQGHSEQVAASMKKDVDAQIPNYPNLPSKLLCLLHNVTLHADPETDEVYAQMTLQPVPSFDKDALLRSDLALKSNKPQPEFFCKTLTASDTSTHGGFSVPRRAAEKIFPPLDFNMQPPAQELAARDLHDTVWTFRHIYRGQPKRHLLTTGWSLFVSGKRLFAGDAVLFIRDEKQQLLLGIRRANRQPTNLSSSVLSSDSMHIGILAAAAHAAANNSPFTVFYNPRASPSEFVIPLAKYYKAVCANQLSLGMRFRMMFETEESGTRRYMGTITGISDLDPVRWKNSQWRNLQVGWDESTAGERRNRVSIWEIEPVTAPFFICPPPFFRSKRPRQPGMPDDESSDLDNLFKRTMPWLGDDMCMKDPQVLPGLSLVQWMNMQQNSSVASSMQPNYMHPSFSGSVMQNLPGVDLSRQMGLSAPQIPQPNNLQFNAQRLPQQVQQLDQLPNMQSTVNPIASMVQRQQQLGDMTQVPRQNLVNQSLPSSQAQSPLLQPQSLAQANSILQQQSSAQNQLQRNLPQNLQQHQQQQQQQHQQQQQHQQQNVGQNQQQNFIQAPQPDQLNQQLHHLSDNQLQLQLLQKLQQHQQSYLAQQALQQQPTQLLQLQDQQRHLLDASQSFPRPSTPSQMQDMPLSAPTSHPQSRAMPQQMTVNNISQPSGRFLHPQLQPKLQQQQPGMLAEMSGHMGLPPTGTTNQLSRAGSGIMAGVAGAGQSGLTDEVPSCSTSPSTNNCPTVIQPLMNNRGRRNSLTGEDMAQSANMVISSSALETTPSNGNSVKGFQHKSEVKPSVNITRNQSQAMLNPQTYLNGAAAQTDYLDTSSSTTSAGLSQNDVHLQHNNTPLTFNPQSMLFREPSQEVEVQVDQRNNVSYGSNIDSQLGIPLSSDPLLEKGMVGIGKDFTNNLSSGMLGNFENSKDAQQELSSSMVSQSFGVPDMTFQSIDSTINDSSFLDSAPWAPAAQFQRMRTYTKVYKRGAVGRSIDITRYSGYDELKHDLARRFGIEGQLEDRGRVGWKLVYVDHESDVLLVGDDPWEEFVNCVRCIKILSPQEVQQMSLDGDFGGNAVLPNQACSSSDGGNA encoded by the exons ATGAAGCAGCCGGCGAACGGAGGTTCGTCCGGCGCCGCCGCACTCAATTCCGGCGAAG GCGGAGAGAATGTGAAGATCATAAACCCGGAGCTCTGGCAGGCCTGCGCCGGGCCGCTGGTGAACTTGCCGCCGGCTGGGACCCACGTGGTGTACTTCCCTCAAGGCCACAGCGAACAG GTTGCTGCTTCTATGAAAAAGGATGTTGATGCTCAAATTCCAAACTATCCAAATCTTCCCTCCAAGCTACTATGTCTCCTTCACAATGTCACCTTGCAT GCGGACCCCGAAACGGACGAAGTTTATGCTCAGATGACACTTCAACCTGTACCCTCA TTTGACAAGGACGCATTATTGAGATCAGATCTTGCCCTGAAGTCCAATAAGCCCCAACCGGAGTTTTTCTGTAAAACATTGACTGCCAGTGATACAAGCACTCATGGAGGTTTCTCTGTTCCCCGCCGTGCAGCAGAGAAGATTTTTCCTCCTCTT GATTTCAACATGCAACCACCTGCTCAAGAACTCGCTGCCAGGGATTTGCATGATACTGTTTGGACCTTCCGTCATATCTATCGGG GACAACCAAAACGCCACTTGCTTACGACAGGATGGAGCCTATTTGTTAGTGGGAAGAGGCTTTTTGCTGGTGATGCTGTCTTGTTCATCAG GGATGAAAAGCAGCAGCTTCTCTTGGGCATTAGACGTGCTAACAGGCAACCAACCAACCTATCATCATCAGTTTTGTCAAGTGACAGTATGCATATTGGGATTTTGGCTGCTGCAGCTCATGCTGCTGCGAACAATAGCCCCTTCACGGTGTTCTATAATCCTAG GGCTAGTCCATCAGAATTTGTTATCCCTTTGGCTAAGTACTACAAGGCAGTTTGTGCGAATCAACTATCATTGGGCATGCGCTTTCGTATGATGTTTGAAACTGAAGAGTCAGGAACAAGAAG GTACATGGGTACAATTACAGGAATCAGTGATCTTGATCCTGTGAGATGGAAGAACTCACAATGGCGTAATTTGCAG GTCGGTTGGGACGAGTCAACTGCTGGGGAAAGGCGTAATCGGGTATCAATCTGGGAAATTGAGCCTGTTACTGCTCCATTTTTCATCTGTCCCCCACCATTCTTCAGGTCAAAGCGGCCTAGGCAACCAGGAATGCCAG ATGATGAATCCTCTGATCTAGATAACCTTTTTAAAAGGACAATGCCTTGGCTTGGTGATGATATGTGCATGAAGGATCCCCAGGTGCTACCTGGTCTAAGCTTAGTCCAGTGGATGAACATGCAGCAAAATTCTTCTGTGGCTAGCTCCATGCAGCCAAATTATATGCACCCTTCATTTTCTGGTTCTGTTATGCAAAACCTTCCTGGTGTGGATCTTTCTCGGCAGATGGGTTTGTCAGCGCCTCAAATACCTCAGCCAAATAATCTACAGTTCAATGCTCAGAGGTTACCTCAGCAAGTGCAACAGCTTGACCAACTACCAAATATGCAGTCCACTGTGAACCCAATAGCATCCATGGTACAACGACAGCAACAGTTGGGTGATATGACACAAGTACCCAGGCAAAATTTGGTTAATCAAAGTCTACCGTCCAGCCAAGCTCAGTCCCCGCTTCTGCAACCTCAGTCCCTTGCCCAAGCTAACAGTATTCTTCAGCAGCAATCATCTGCTCAAAATCAACTTCAAAGAAACCTTCCTCAGAACTTGCAGCagcaccaacaacaacaacagcaacaacatcaacagcagcagcagcatcaACAACAAAATGTGGGTCAAAATCAACAGCAAAATTTTATTCAGGCTCCACAGCCTGATCAATTGAACCAACAATTACACCATCTTTCTGATAATCAGCTTCAACTTCAACTATTACAGAAGCTTCAGCAGCACCAGCAATCATACCTCGCACAGCAGGCACTGCAACAACAGCCTACTCAACTTCTCCAGCTCCAGGACCAGCAGAGGCATCTGTTAGATGCGTCTCAGAGCTTCCCGAGGCCCTCAACTCCTAGCCAAATGCAAGATATGCCTCTATCAGCACCGACCTCACATCCTCAGTCAAGAGCTATGCCACAGCAGATGACTGTTAATAATATTAGCCAACCTAGTGGTCGGTTCTTGCATCCACAGCTGCAGCCAAAGCTTCAACAGCAGCAACCTGGTATGCTGGCTGAAATGTCCGGGCATATGGGACTTCCTCCAACTGGAACAACCAATCAGCTCTCTAGAGCTGGTAGTGGTATTATGGCAGGAGTTGCAGGAGCAGGGCAGTCCGGGTTAACAGATGAGGTTCCATCATGTTCCACTTCACCCTCCACAAACAACTGTCCAACCGTAATTCAACCATTGATGAACAACAGGGGCCGTCGAAACTCATTAACTGGGGAGGACATGGCTCAGTCTGCCAACATGGTTATAAGCTCAAGTGCCTTGGAAACAACGCCATCTAATGGTAACTCAGTGAAAGGGTTTCAGCATAAGTCTGAAGTCAAGCCTTCAGTGAACATCACTAGGAATCAAAGTCAAGCGATGCTTAACCCACAAACATACCTGAATGGTGCAGCTGCCCAAACAGATTACTTGGACACTTCATCTTCAACAACTTCAGCTGGCCTCTCTCAGAATGATGTCCATTTACAGCACAATAATACCCCGTTGACTTTCAATCCACAGTCAATGTTGTTCAGAGAACCTAGTCAAGAAGTGGAAGTCCAGGTCGATCAGAGAAACAATGTTTCATATGGTTCTAACATTGATAGCCAATTGGGAATACCCTTGAGTTCTGATCCTTTGTTGGAAAAGGGCATGGTGGGGATAGGAAAGGATTTTACAAATAACCTCTCTTCAGGCATGCTTGGcaactttgaaaattcaaaagATGCTCAGCAGGAGCTTTCTTCTTCAATGGTTTCCCAGTCCTTTGGAGTTCCAGATATGACATTTCAGTCAATTGACTCCACTATAAATGACAGCAGTTTTCTGGACAGTGCCCCATGGGCACCAGCAGCACAATTTCAGCGGATGCGGACATACACCAAG GTATACAAACGTGGAGCTGTTGGGAGATCTATAGATATTACACGCTATTCCGGTTATGATGAGCTCAAACATGATCTGGCTCGTCGGTTTGGCATAGAAGGACAGCTAGAGGACCGAGGGAGAGTAGGTTGGAAACTAGTTTATGTAGATCATGAGAGTGATGTTCTGCTAGTTGGAGATGACCCTTGGGA GGAGTTCGTGAACTGTGTTCGGTGCATCAAGATTCTGTCCCCACAAGAAGTCCAGCAGATGAGCTTGGATGGAGACTTTGGGGGCAACGCAGTGCTTCCAAATCAAGCTTGCAGCAGCTCGGACGGTGGAAATGCCTAG